Proteins from one Carcharodon carcharias isolate sCarCar2 chromosome 19, sCarCar2.pri, whole genome shotgun sequence genomic window:
- the LOC121291254 gene encoding BOLA class I histocompatibility antigen, alpha chain BL3-7-like has protein sequence MISCSKGGSEYDDEDYKPDIYYWSPVWSLTGIHTLQCIGSVEITEDGSIKRSMQFGFDGKDYISLEPDRMRWVATNHFAVKMKEKWDSDKSWNKYWQIHLQEECVQYLMRNLCSPEVFISRSDPNSQYKPLTLSCLVTGFYPVDIEVSWLRNGEVMSETLSSGVRPNHDGTHQIQKEIEINAGDEDQYSCQIEHSSLAETQFYQWEIPENSARRSHLGMIIRLVAALAAVLLIIGIIIRKRQERDSPSVTYTTAQSK, from the exons ATGATCAGCTGTAGCAAAGGAGGATCTGAATATGATGATGAAGATTACAAACCAGACATCTA CTATTGGTCTCCTGTTTGGTCACTGACAGGAATTCACACTCTTCAATGTATTGGGTCTGTTGAGATCACTGAAGACGGCTCCATTAAGAGATCGATGCAGTTTGGATTTGATGGAAAGGACTATATTAGTTTAGAGCCAGACAGAATGAGATGGGTCGCAACCAATCACTTTGCAGTGAAGATGAAGGAAAAATGGGATTCTGATAAATCCTGGAACAAATACTGGCAAATACATCTGCAAGAAGAATGTGTCCAGTATTTAATGCGGAATTTATG TTCACCTGAAGTGTTCATCTCCAGAAGTGACCCCAATAGTCAGTACAAgccgctcactctctcctgcctgGTTACTGGGTTTTATCCTGTAGACATTGAGGTGAGCTGGCTAAGGAATGGAGAGGTAATGTCTGAGACACTATCCTCAGGGGTTCGACCCAACCACGATGGGACCCATCAGATCCAGAAAGAGATTGAAATAAATGCTGGGGATGAGGATCAATACTCCTGTCAAATTGAACACAGCAGCCTGGCAGAGACCCAGTTCTATCAGTGGG AAATCCCGGAAAACAGTGCAAGACGCTCCCATCTTGGAATGATAATTAGATTAGTCGCTGCACTGGCTGCTGTACTTCTTATAATCGGAATAATCATCCGGAAAAGGCAAGAGAGAG ATTCACCAAGTGTGACCTACACAACAGCTCAGAgtaagtga